The Cylindrospermum stagnale PCC 7417 genome segment GACATCGGACTCTGGAATCCGCAAAGTGGGACAGAACAAGACTATGCAGAAGTCACCAAGCAGAAGAAAATTCGGAAATTCTCGGAATTTAGAATTCACTAGGCAGCGAAAGTTTTCCCGGCCATCAGTGATCGGGAACGTTGTCTCTAAGGCTCAAGATCAAGCAACCAATATTAAGTCCCGACTGTTAATAGTATGGGGTTTATTAATTGCTGCTGGGCTAGGGTTGGCTTTCAACTTGTATCAGTTACAAATTGTTCGGGGTGCAAAGCTCACAGAGAAGGCGCGAAACCAGCAAATGGTTAACGTGCGTCCTTTTATGCCCCGACGCCCAGTGGTGGATCGCAATAATAATATGTTGGCGGTTGACCGTCCAGTCTTTACTTTGTATGCCCATCCCAAGCTGTTTGATAAATCTAATGAAGAGATGGCAGGGCAACTTGCTCCCATGCTGGGTAAAGATGCGGCTGAGTTGCTGAAAATATTTCAAAGTAAAAAAAGCGGGATTATACTGAACCCTGCTGTGTCAGAGGACATTGGCGATCGCCTAATTTCGTTACGCTTGAATGGCTTGGAGTTAATCCAAAAATACTCCCGATTTTACCCACAGGCAGATTTGGTTTCTGATGTGGTGGGCTATGTTAATCTTGACCGTCGCGGTCAGGCTGGTGTGGAATACAGTCAGGAGAAGTTGCTAGAACGCTCTGGACAAACTGTTCGTCTCAGTCGGGCAGGTAACGGGGCCTTGATGCCAGATCATGCTCCAGAAGGGTTTTTGCATTTTGATGACTTGCAATTGCAAATGACTATTGATAGCCGCTTGCAACGGGCGGCTCGTTCTGCTCTCAAACAACAGATCGAAAAGTTTGGGGCAAAACGCGGGGGAGTAATTGTGATGGATGCGGTAGATGGTTCCATACTCGCCTTGGTTTCTCAGCCTACCTATAACCCGAATGAATACTCCAAAGCTGATATTTCACTGTTTAAAAACTGGACTGTGGCTGATCTTTATGAACCGGGGTCAACCTTCAAGCCGTTGAATGTGGCGATCGCATTAGAAAATGAGATCATCAAACCAGATGATGTGTTTAATGACCCAGGTACTATCGCAGTGGCTGACCGCATCATCAAAAATGCTGAAAAACACAGTTATCGGCAAATCAACATTGCTCAGATTCTCCAACAATCTAGCAACGTTGGTATGGTGCAAATCATCCAACGATTGAAGCCTTCAGTCTATTACAACTGGCTGGAACGTTTGGGGCTTGGGCAAAAAGTTGATACCGATTTGCCTTTTGAAGTTACGGGTCAGATCAAAAGTCAAGAAGAATTTATTTCTTCACCAATTGAACCCGCAACTACTTCCTTTGGTCAAGGCTTTTCCCTAACGCCGTTACAACTGGTACAAATGCACGGAGCTTTAGCCAATGGAGGTAAGTTAGTCACGCCTCATGTCGTGCGGGGGCTGATTGATAACAAAGGGCAGATGCATTATTTACCCACCCTGCCAGCACCACGCCAAATTTTTACATCCTCAACAACCCAAAAGGTAGTAGAAATGATGGAAACTGTGGTGACAGAAGGCAGTGGTAAAGCTTCAAAAATTCCGGGTTATCGCATCGCAGGCAAAACTGGCACAGCCCAAAAAGCTAGTCCCAACGGCGGCTATATCGTCGGTGCTAGAATCACTAGCTTTGTGGCTATTTTGCCGGTGGAATCGCCCCGCTATGTAGTTTTAGCCTTGGTGGATGAACCTAAAGGAGAAAATGCCTATGGTTCTACTGTGGCAGCACCGATTGTTAAGGCTGTGATGGAAGCACTGATTTCCATTGAACAGATTCCGCCCAGTCAGGAGATCAAGCCAGTGCCTAATAGTCCGTCGCCGTAGCCAGGTAAATTTGGTAATTGCCAAGATAAATCATTACCAATTACCAATTACCAATCACCCATTACCAATTACCAATTACCCATTACCAATTACCCATTACCCATTACCAAAAATTTAGTATGTCTGTCTGAGTGTCTCTTCTATTGAACCAACGCGTTGGAACACCTCAATTAGTTCATGAGATTTTGTTCTCCGCTGTTCCAAAATAAGTTTTAGCGGTGTTAAGAAATTCATGTCTGGATCTATCCCAAGGGCGACTTCAGCGGCTTGTAAAACCTTGGTTGCATTCATCAAAATATCTTCGTTATCAAACCCTGATTTTGCTGAAAGTTGGTGCAAACCTGGGTCAGGTATAGTGGCTCGACCCTGTAAAGTTTCATCTAATACTAGACCTTTTAACAAAGCCAACAGAGCCGCATAGATAGAAAAATCATCACAACTATCAAATGCCTTAAATTCTATCCGACCTACTTCTGCTGGAATGCGGGCGATTTTTGTCAATGAGGGTACGCTTTCAATCAGTTGTTCTGGTTGCTGGACAAAAACTAGAGCCGCAGGTCTTTTGCCAGTTCTGACAAATGTTCTCACCGAAAGACCTGACCACAAATCCCCATTATAAAAAGGAGAACTATAACTAAAAGGCACAATATAGGGACTATAATAAGTTAACTTTCTACCAATATCAATTACACGTTCGTAAGATAAACCTGCCACTGAAATATTTAAGTCTGGTCCATAAGTTACCATGTAAATGTTGGCAGTTTGTTCGTCAGGATTAGCTTGTAGCTGTCTAATTTCATAATCATTTAATGGTGGTTGTGGATCAAAACCCAGCTTATAGGGATGAAAACTACTCAAAACTGGTAAAAACCCGAAGCTAGCAGCAACCTCACGCAGTAAGCGAAAACTTTCTGTTAATTCAGTAATTGCGCCTTGAATATTAGAGTGTATGGTTGTTCTAATTTCGATGCCTTTAGCCAGACAGTCAATGACTTGCTCAGAATCGGCAAATCTTTCAAACCCTTCAATATACCACCGCTTCTTCTTAATACCAGCATCGCCGACGCGCAGTTGTGGATAGTCACTGGGGTATATAGGGAGCTTTTCCACAATTTGATTAAACTCTGCAAATTTTGTGCAGGAAAAATCAGCAAACTTTCCTTCGTGGTTGAGGAAAGCAACTTCATGTTCAATACCAAAGAAAAACATATTAATTAGCAAAAATTTTTTAAGATTACTTTCAGACGGATTTTAACGCAATACTGACTGTTGTGGATTGGGGGAAGACAAGGAAGTAACTCTTCAATAATTTCTCCTTCCCTAACGCCCTTCTTGGTCAATAAAAAACAAATCTTCCTAGGTCGTAAGTTAGCTATGTAACAGTTTAGACAGATGGAAGGTGGCTTATTATTGACTGAGGAAAGCTTGAGGTGTGCGTTTATGACAAGTGCTATTGAATCTCCCTACAGTAGCGAACAAATTTCTGCTTGGTTGCGTGGACTGCTGACTATTGCTTGGGCAGATGGTAACTTTGATGCCCAAGAACAGCAGTTAATTGCCAGTATCACCCAGGATGAATTAGCTCCTGGGATTAGCTGGGGTTCACTAGAAGTAATTACACCAGAGGATTTAGCTGCGGTTTTGGGTAAAGGTACGCCAGCAGCGGAAAATTTCTTACGCACAGCAGTGATGGTAGCGATCGCCGATGGCACTTATTCTCCCAGCGAAGACCAGCTTCTGCAACAGTTTTGCAGCACCTTAGAACTGCAAGAAGACGTATTAGCAGCCTTACGCCTCACCCTCGAAGGAAAAGTCCCATCACAAACTCTTGCGCCCCATCTACCCCTACCAGATCCTCTCAGCCCGATGCGGGACTGGCTAGATGGGTTAGATATCCAAGACCCCAGAGTAGCGCGTTTTTTATGTAAAATGATTCCTTCTCAATGTCCCTTTGCGCGGGATATTACGCTGTTTGGACGCAAAATTGTACATATTCCCCCGTTGTGCAAAATCAACCCACTGTATGAGCAAATGGTGGGTTTACGTTTCCGCGCCCTTTCCTATTTGGCAGATGAATGTGGTGAGGATATTTCACCATATATTTAGTCATTGGTCATTAGTCATTGGTCATTGGTCATTAGTCATTAGTCATTGGTCATTGGTCATTGGTCATTAGTCATTAGTCATTAGTCATTGGTCATTAGTCATTGGTCATTAGTCATTAGTCATTAGTCATTGGTCATTGGTTAGGTAGGATAATGTCAAGTAGGAGGTTTCAAGAATTACGGGTGTATCAATTGTCAGAACGTCTAGCTGACGACATCTGGAAAATCGTTAGTGGATGGGAGTCATGGCCGCGAGATACACTAGGTAAACAGATTATCCGTTCAGCAGATAGTATTGGTGCCAATATAGCAGAAGGGGTAGGCAGAGGGAGTTATCAAGACAATCGGCGATTTGTCAAAATAGCAAGAGGATCTTTATATGAAACTCAACATTGGCTCAGACGAGCCTACAGCCGTAATCTACTAACAGATGAACAGATAAGGGCACTCAAGCTACTCATCAATGACTTAGCACCTCAATTGAACGCATACCTAAAATCAATTGGTAACGTTCCAGATGACTAATAACCAATGACCAATGACTAATGACAAATTATGCAATTTATTGACCAAGTAGTAATTGAAGTTGAAGCTGGTAAAGGTGGCGATGGTATTGTTGCTTTCCGTCGGGAAAAGTATGTACCGGCTGGTGGCCCCTCTGGCGGTAATGGCGGCCGTGGTGGTTCAGTAATTTTCGTGGCGAGGGAAAACCTGCAAACCTTGCTGGACTTTAGATACAAGCATCTTTTTAAGGCGGAAGATGGCGATCGCGGTGGGCCAAATAATTGCACCGGCGCCGGCGGAAAGGATCTAGTTGTGGAAGTCCCTTGTGGTACTGCTATTTATGATGCAGGGACAGGGGCAATGCTGGGCGATTTAATTACACCTGGACAAGTTTTTCGGGTGGCTGAAGGCGGTAAAGGTGGATTGGGAAATCAGCATTTTTTGAGTAACCGCAACCGCGCCCCAGAATTTTCTCTCCCTGGACTTCCTGGGGAAATGAAGGTACTACGCATGGAGTTGAAACTGTTGGCGGAGGTGGGAATTATTGGTTTACCAAATGCTGGTAAATCTACTCTAATTTCTTCTTTGTCATCTGCACGCCCAAAAATCGCCGATTATCCTTTCACTACCCTCGTGCCAAATTTGGGTGTAGTGCGGAAACCAACGGGCGATGGTACAGTTTTTGCGGATATTCCGGGACTGATTGAAGGGGCTTCTCTTGGGGTGGGACTGGGACATGATTTCTTGCGCCACATCGAACGCACAAGGGTGCTGTTGCACTTGATTGATGCGACTAGCGAGGATGTGATTGGTGATTACAACACGATTCAGCAAGAGTTACAAGCTTATGGACGGGGTTTAGCCAAGCGATCGCAAATTGTCGCCCTAAACAAAATTGATGCGGTTGATCGCGATACAGTCGATTTAGAAGCATTAGCTACTCAACTAAATCAAATCTCCCACTCCCCAGTTTTCATAATTTCCGCAGTTACTCGCACAGGTTTAGACCCAATGTTGCAAGAAATTTGGCGGAATCTTGACCAAATGAATACTGCTGAAGAAGCATTGGAGGCTGTTGTGTAATTAATCCGGTGATTCTTTTGAGTAAAGTAACAAAAATTTAGTTGACTGACTCAAACTGTCAGCCTGGGTTTTATACTGATTCAGCTATCTAGCTTGAGGGTTCCAGCATCTCTGGAACTTCTCGGCGTTCAGCTAATTGAATTAGAATTAAAAGCTTCATGAATCTCGCCGCAATTTTCAAAGACTCTAATTACAAACTATCTCAATTCACACCCCAAGAAATTGACACTTTGGAGAAATCCATTTTGATCAAGCAAACCAAAAGTGGCGATGTAGCTTATATTCAATGCTTGGTGCGTGGTAAAGAAATTAAATTAACTCCTGAAGAAGCAGTACGACAGCTTTATTTGCAAGTTTTAACTCAACGCTATGATTACCCAATTAGCCGTATTGCAGTTGAGTATGTTGTCACCTTTGGACGGGAAAAGAAAAAAGCTGATATTGCCATTTTTGACAAAGATAGACCGAATGTTCCCTACATTATTGTCGAACTGAAAAAGCCCAAGTTAAAAGATGGGAAAGACCAACTACGCTCTTATTGTAACGCCACAGGCTCACCGATTGGCGTTTGGACAAATGGCGACGCAATTTCTTACTATCAGCGCAAAGTTTAATAATTCATCAGATAAAGATATTCGCGATTATATAGCAGAAAGATGCCGAATTTTGGCGGTTGTGGGGTTACATGGAAATACTTTTAAACCCCATACAGGAACTAAAACTTCAGTTTTGTTTGTGCAGAAGTGGAATGATGACCAGAAAACGGGGGCGTTGTGTCCACGGGTGAAAGATTACAACATCTTTTTTGCGACAATGCGGAAGTCGGGAAAGGATAACTCTGGTGAGAAAATTTGCCGCAGGGTATTACTAAGTTCTGAGGAGGGGTTATCAGAACAGGAGAAAGACAAAGCATTTTTACAAGATAATCATGGTCATTTGGTGGTTGACCATGATTTGTTTAACCATGAGGGAGTGACGGAAGATGGCATATTACAGCATTGCACAGGCTGATATGGCAGATATTTTTATTCCTATTATTTCGCTACCTCAACAAGAAAAAATTGTTCATAACGTAAATTCATCCTTTGAACTCAAGTTTAAGTCCAAACAACTTTTAGAAATTGCTAAAACAGGAGTAGAGAAAGCAATTGAAACTGACGAAACTATAGCAACAGATTGGATGAATCAACAACTTGCAGATTTAGATTTGGGTATTAATTCCCTTGATGAATAGAATCTAATGAAATGAGAATGAGGTAAAACAATGACTTCAAAAGAACAATTAATTAGAGAAATTGAGCAAGCACCAGATAATCTAATTGAAGAATTATTAGACTTTTTATTGTTTGCGAAAGCCAGACGAAATCAACAAAATACTGCTTCAGATTCTGTTATTGAATTAACAGTAGAATCAAGGGAGCAGCAACTTCAGCCGAAAAGTAAACCAATTTGGGAAATATTTTCAGATTTTACCAACGAATTGCCAGAAGAGGTGATCACTCAACTACCGACAGATGGCGCGGTACAAATTGATCATTACATCTACGGCAAACCAAAACAAGAATCATGAGAAGAATTTTTGTAGATACATTTTACTGGGCTGCTTTCTTCAATCCCAGAGATGAATGGCATTCAACGGTCAAAAGCTTTAGTAAAAGTCTTGTTTAAGTTCGTCTAGTTACAACAGATGAAGTATTAACAGAGTTTCTCAACTTCTTCTCAGCCTATGATACCAAAATACGGCAAGTGGCTATTCAGAGAGTTCAAGATATTTTGCAAAACGATTATGTTCAGATTGTTCCACAAAGTCATGACACATTTCTAGCTGGTCTTGAACTCTACAAACAACGTGCTGATAAAGAATATAGCCTCACAGATTGCATTTCTATGCAGACTATGAAGCGATTAGGAATTACTGAGGTATTAACCCACGATAAACACTTTAACCAAGAGGGTTTTACTATATTGTTTGGATGAGTTAGGGGATGTTTTAAAACGTCCAAAATGAGATGTAGCGATCGCTTGACAATCAAGACAGTCGCTACAACTTTTTTAACCGAACCGTATTGATTCAGTAATTAATTTCCGGTTTCAGCAAGTGCTTCTAAATGAAAAGCCAGATTATTCAGCGCCATCTGAAGTTCGGAACCGTAAGAAAGACGTCTCCATTTTGGGGATGTGGCGTTGTCTAGGGCGGTTGTATCTAGGTATCGCGCAAAAACTACTAGTTTTTCGGAATCTGTTGCGGCTGTTGCCAAATTTTCTAAAAATTCTTGAGGTGTCATGAGTTTGCTTGCAAAGGCGTAAAAGTCTGAAAACTTCATCGATGCTATGAAGATAACTGCTACACCACAAGAAGTCTGTTCAAAATTGCTATGTCTAGAAGTTAAACTTTAAAAAACCAGTTTTTGCGATACATCAAGACGGCAACACCAAACCATAATAAAACAGTGGCGATCGCAAATAACAGAGTACCATTCAGCGCCCCCGCCCAAGAGATAAAGAATGTCTGGTCAATCCAATTATAAGTGCTGGGTGCATTCTCCCCACTGCCGATGGTGGTTTTGGCTAAAATTTTGATTAGCATCACCGAAGCCACAAAAAGTGCGATCGCATTTAAACCCATGATTTCAAAAGGTTTACTCCAGCGCTTAATCAGTCGCACTTCGATCAGTTCATAACAAGCAGCTAGTAATAATAACGCCCAACCTGATGTAAACACAACATAGGAACTCGTCCAGATTTTTTTATTAATCGGGAATATCCACCCCCACCCCCAACCAATCACCAAACAAGCCACACCAACCAACACTAAACCCAAACTTGTGCGTGATTTTACAGGTTGGCTGCGTATCCATTCCCCAGCAAAGTAGCCAGCGAGAACATTTACCACAGCCGGAATTGTGCTGAAAAGTCCCTCTGGATCTCCCAAAAGGTTGAAACCATCGCCTTTATATAGATGTGCTTTGGGTATAATCAAACGGTCAATAAACGCGCCAAAATTCCCCTCCCGCGTTAACACTCCTGCACCATAATCTGGCACTGGTACATACATCATCGTTAGCCAATAGCCGACGAGTAAAACAACCGCCAGTATCCATTGTCCTTTACGCGGTAGCTGCAAAACTGCCAAAGATGCCAGCAGGTAAGTTAAGCTGATGCGTTGCAATACACCCATAAAGCGGATATTACTTAAGTCAAAAGTCCAAACACCCTTATTCCAAAAGCCATTTAGCAGCAACCCCAAAGCAAAGAGAATGGCAGCGCGGCGCAAGATGCGGAGGTAAACCGCTTTAGTGGGTTTGTTGGCTGCGGTGTATTTTGACAGAGAGAAAGTCATTGCCACACCGACAATGAACAGAAAGAAGGGAAACACCAAGTCAGTTGGTGTGCAACCGTTCCACTTGGCATGATCCAAGAGGGGATATATCTCATCTGCGACTCCCGCCATGTTGACGAGAATCATCGCCGCGATCGTCATACCGCGAAAAACATCAAGTGAAGTCAGGCGCATAGGCGGAATGTTGTATTTGAGGATCTAAGAGTACTCCGCCTAATGCACCTAATCAAGCAAAATTTATAGACTGGAATACAAGGTAAAATTTTGTTAAGTAATGATGCTCTTGGATAAAGGAATCCGGGTAACTGGAGAAAAACGAATCTCTAGAACAACTTATCCGATTTGAAAAACCCGGTTTCTGCCTAATTTTGAAATTTGCAATGGGGAATTTTTTTAACTATGCCGATTAAAGTTGGAGATACTGCGCCTGATTTCGCGCTACCTGCACAAAATGGCTCAACCGTGAGTTTAAGAGATTTTCGCGGTAAGCAAGCTGTTGTCCTGTACTTTTATCCTAAAGACGACACGCCAGGATGTACAGCGGAATCCTGCGCTTTTCGTGATCAATATGA includes the following:
- a CDS encoding peptidoglycan D,D-transpeptidase FtsI family protein translates to MQKSPSRRKFGNSRNLEFTRQRKFSRPSVIGNVVSKAQDQATNIKSRLLIVWGLLIAAGLGLAFNLYQLQIVRGAKLTEKARNQQMVNVRPFMPRRPVVDRNNNMLAVDRPVFTLYAHPKLFDKSNEEMAGQLAPMLGKDAAELLKIFQSKKSGIILNPAVSEDIGDRLISLRLNGLELIQKYSRFYPQADLVSDVVGYVNLDRRGQAGVEYSQEKLLERSGQTVRLSRAGNGALMPDHAPEGFLHFDDLQLQMTIDSRLQRAARSALKQQIEKFGAKRGGVIVMDAVDGSILALVSQPTYNPNEYSKADISLFKNWTVADLYEPGSTFKPLNVAIALENEIIKPDDVFNDPGTIAVADRIIKNAEKHSYRQINIAQILQQSSNVGMVQIIQRLKPSVYYNWLERLGLGQKVDTDLPFEVTGQIKSQEEFISSPIEPATTSFGQGFSLTPLQLVQMHGALANGGKLVTPHVVRGLIDNKGQMHYLPTLPAPRQIFTSSTTQKVVEMMETVVTEGSGKASKIPGYRIAGKTGTAQKASPNGGYIVGARITSFVAILPVESPRYVVLALVDEPKGENAYGSTVAAPIVKAVMEALISIEQIPPSQEIKPVPNSPSP
- a CDS encoding Mo-dependent nitrogenase C-terminal domain-containing protein, with translation MTSAIESPYSSEQISAWLRGLLTIAWADGNFDAQEQQLIASITQDELAPGISWGSLEVITPEDLAAVLGKGTPAAENFLRTAVMVAIADGTYSPSEDQLLQQFCSTLELQEDVLAALRLTLEGKVPSQTLAPHLPLPDPLSPMRDWLDGLDIQDPRVARFLCKMIPSQCPFARDITLFGRKIVHIPPLCKINPLYEQMVGLRFRALSYLADECGEDISPYI
- a CDS encoding four helix bundle protein, with the translated sequence MSSRRFQELRVYQLSERLADDIWKIVSGWESWPRDTLGKQIIRSADSIGANIAEGVGRGSYQDNRRFVKIARGSLYETQHWLRRAYSRNLLTDEQIRALKLLINDLAPQLNAYLKSIGNVPDD
- the obgE gene encoding GTPase ObgE, with protein sequence MQFIDQVVIEVEAGKGGDGIVAFRREKYVPAGGPSGGNGGRGGSVIFVARENLQTLLDFRYKHLFKAEDGDRGGPNNCTGAGGKDLVVEVPCGTAIYDAGTGAMLGDLITPGQVFRVAEGGKGGLGNQHFLSNRNRAPEFSLPGLPGEMKVLRMELKLLAEVGIIGLPNAGKSTLISSLSSARPKIADYPFTTLVPNLGVVRKPTGDGTVFADIPGLIEGASLGVGLGHDFLRHIERTRVLLHLIDATSEDVIGDYNTIQQELQAYGRGLAKRSQIVALNKIDAVDRDTVDLEALATQLNQISHSPVFIISAVTRTGLDPMLQEIWRNLDQMNTAEEALEAVV
- a CDS encoding type I restriction enzyme HsdR N-terminal domain-containing protein, whose amino-acid sequence is MNLAAIFKDSNYKLSQFTPQEIDTLEKSILIKQTKSGDVAYIQCLVRGKEIKLTPEEAVRQLYLQVLTQRYDYPISRIAVEYVVTFGREKKKADIAIFDKDRPNVPYIIVELKKPKLKDGKDQLRSYCNATGSPIGVWTNGDAISYYQRKV
- a CDS encoding N-6 DNA methylase: MATQFLTISAKFNNSSDKDIRDYIAERCRILAVVGLHGNTFKPHTGTKTSVLFVQKWNDDQKTGALCPRVKDYNIFFATMRKSGKDNSGEKICRRVLLSSEEGLSEQEKDKAFLQDNHGHLVVDHDLFNHEGVTEDGILQHCTG
- a CDS encoding acyltransferase family protein; translation: MRLTSLDVFRGMTIAAMILVNMAGVADEIYPLLDHAKWNGCTPTDLVFPFFLFIVGVAMTFSLSKYTAANKPTKAVYLRILRRAAILFALGLLLNGFWNKGVWTFDLSNIRFMGVLQRISLTYLLASLAVLQLPRKGQWILAVVLLVGYWLTMMYVPVPDYGAGVLTREGNFGAFIDRLIIPKAHLYKGDGFNLLGDPEGLFSTIPAVVNVLAGYFAGEWIRSQPVKSRTSLGLVLVGVACLVIGWGWGWIFPINKKIWTSSYVVFTSGWALLLLAACYELIEVRLIKRWSKPFEIMGLNAIALFVASVMLIKILAKTTIGSGENAPSTYNWIDQTFFISWAGALNGTLLFAIATVLLWFGVAVLMYRKNWFFKV